Proteins encoded in a region of the Lemur catta isolate mLemCat1 chromosome 14, mLemCat1.pri, whole genome shotgun sequence genome:
- the PCBD1 gene encoding pterin-4-alpha-carbinolamine dehydratase isoform X1 codes for MAGKAHRLSAEEREQLLPNLRAVGWNEVEGRDAIFKQFHFKDFNRAFGFMTRVALQAEKLDHHPEWFNVYNKVHITLSTHECAGLSERDINLAHFIEQVAASMT; via the exons ATG gCTGGCAAAGCACACAGGCTGAGTGCTGAGGAGAGGGAACAGCTGCTGCCGAACCTGAGAGCCGTGGGGTGGAACGAGGTGGAAGGCCGTGATGCCATCTTCAAGCAGTTCCATTTCAAAGACTTCAACAGG GCTTTTGGGTTCATGACAAGAGTGGCCCTGCAGGCTGAGAAACTGGACCATCATCCAGAATGGTTTAACGTATACAACAAG GTCCACATCACCCTGAGCACCCATGAGTGTGCAGGCCTTTCAGAACGGGACATAAACCTGGCCCACTTCATCGAACAAGTAGCAGCGTCCATGACGTAG